The stretch of DNA TGGACTCGGTGGTCATCCCGGCCGCCAGCTGCTCGTGTGTCGGTCCCGTCACGGCCGCCGTCTCCGCCAGCCCGCGCTCGACGGCGTCGGCCCACCCGGACTCCACCGAGAGCCCGTGGTTCACCAGCGCGACCGCGTCGCCGGTCGCTCGGTCGAGACCGGCGTTGCGCGCGACTGTCACGGAGCGGTCGGCGATCTCGACGAGGACGTCGACGTCGTCCCTGTCCCGGACCATCCCCGTCGTCCCGTCCGCCGAGGGACCGTTGACCACGATGAGTTCCGCGTCGGGCACCTCCTCGGCGAGTGCGTCCAGACAGACCGCGAGCTGCTCGCGGCCGTTCAGCGTCGGGACCACCACCGAGAGTTCCATACCTCTGGGTAGCACACCGGAGGCGCTTAAAAGTCGCGGGGTGTCGTCGGGAGCGAGTGGTCCCTGCCTCCCGCCGGTCAGACGTGGGTGTTCCAGTAGGAGACGGAAGCCAGTTTGTCGCCCAGCGGAGTCCCGCCGAGGGCGGTGTCGATCGACCGGAACGACGAGGCGAGCTCGTTGGGGATCTTCCGGTAGAAGCCGTAGGGGAGCACCCAGTCGTGTTCCTCGCTGCGGAGTTCGAGGCCCGCCCCGTCGAGCAGGCGGTCGACCTCCCACCGCGAGTAGAGCCGGGACCCCATCGGCAGCGCCCAGTTGTAGATCGACCGGGTCGAGAAGCGGTTGAACGTGTCGAAGAAGACCTGTTCCTCCGAGACCCGGCGCATCTCCGCGAGGAACGCCGCGGGCGTGTCCGCGAGGTGGAAGAAGCGCATCGCCAGCACGGTGTCGAAGTGGTCGTCCGGGAACGGCAGCCGGGCGGCGTCGCCGCGCATAAACTCCACGTGGTCGGCGACGCCGGCTGCCTTGGCCTTCTCGCGGCCCTGCTGGAGCATCGGGCCGGAGATGTCGAGCCCGACGATGTCCGCGCCGCGCTCGGCGAGCATCACGGTGAACCGACCGGTCCCGCAGGCGACCTCCAGCACGTCCTTGTCGTCGACCGGACCGATCGCGTCGAGGACGGCCTGTTTCTCCCGGCGGTCGATGAGGCGACCGCCGCGGGAGAACCGCTTGGCCTCGTACTCCTCGGCCACCGTGTCGGCCTGGTACCACTCCTGCCCTTTCACGCTTGATGCCTCGCTTCCCGGGGGATAAAACGGTACTGGAATCGCGGTTCGGCTCCCCGTTGACCGCTCTCACAGTCCGTCCGGGCCGCCGCCGCGGTGGCCGTCCGGCTCGGAGACCCGAGTCGTGTTTAAGGCTGCCTTATACACATTTTACACACTGTATTGTTAGGACACACATATAGCCAACTTTTACCAGTATCGTTGGATTGGCATCCAGTATGAGCACGACGAAGGCCGAAGATGTAACGCCGTCGCCGTTCACCAACGACGAGATGCGCGAGCGGCTCCGGGAACTGCCGCCCAGCGCGAAGCTCGTCGCGAAGGTGCTCGAAGACGACGAACCGCTGTCCCAGGGACAGCTCGCCGATCTCTCCCTGCTGCCCGACCGGACGGTGCGCTACGCGCTGAACCGGCTGGAGGAGACGGACCTCGTCGACTCCCGGTACAGTTT from Haloarcula litorea encodes:
- a CDS encoding MarR family transcriptional regulator, whose amino-acid sequence is MSTTKAEDVTPSPFTNDEMRERLRELPPSAKLVAKVLEDDEPLSQGQLADLSLLPDRTVRYALNRLEETDLVDSRYSFRDARKQVYYLTA
- a CDS encoding class I SAM-dependent methyltransferase codes for the protein MKGQEWYQADTVAEEYEAKRFSRGGRLIDRREKQAVLDAIGPVDDKDVLEVACGTGRFTVMLAERGADIVGLDISGPMLQQGREKAKAAGVADHVEFMRGDAARLPFPDDHFDTVLAMRFFHLADTPAAFLAEMRRVSEEQVFFDTFNRFSTRSIYNWALPMGSRLYSRWEVDRLLDGAGLELRSEEHDWVLPYGFYRKIPNELASSFRSIDTALGGTPLGDKLASVSYWNTHV